Proteins from a single region of Terriglobia bacterium:
- the hisS gene encoding histidine--tRNA ligase has product MATKTKFQAIRGTRDLLPPETALWNRVEQTAHAVFSTFGFGEIRVPIFEQTDLFARSIGLDTDVVSKEMYSFADRDETSVSLRPEATASVCRAYIEHGMHALPAPVKLYYLGPMFRRERPQKGRYRQFYQIGAEVLGGSDAPAIDAEVIEMVMVFFARLGLEGAKLHLNSIGCRDCRPKYVELLRAELSKVKEKLGPDSQRRIETNPLRVLDSKLESEQALIAALPRIAAHLCDACAKHYAAVKRELDLRGVAFEENWRLVRGLDYYMRTTFEIIAPGLGSQNAVCGGGRYDGLVELLGGHPTKGIGFAIGEDRLILSLQESGKAPAVCGRDVYIAWMGEKAYATAVRAAKLLREAGCSVELPGTEQKFGKALGHADKLGAKYALILGEDEVSSGQWTLKTLADGTQRKLSEAEVVTAIPAK; this is encoded by the coding sequence ATGGCGACCAAGACCAAATTTCAAGCCATCCGCGGCACGCGCGATCTCCTCCCCCCGGAGACCGCGCTGTGGAACCGCGTCGAACAGACCGCTCATGCGGTTTTCAGCACGTTCGGCTTCGGCGAAATCCGCGTTCCGATTTTCGAGCAAACGGACCTCTTCGCCCGCTCCATCGGACTCGACACCGATGTCGTCTCCAAGGAGATGTACTCGTTCGCGGACCGCGATGAGACCAGTGTGAGCCTGCGCCCCGAAGCCACCGCCAGCGTCTGCCGCGCCTACATCGAGCACGGCATGCACGCGCTGCCCGCTCCCGTGAAACTGTACTACCTGGGGCCGATGTTCCGCCGCGAGCGCCCGCAGAAGGGCCGCTACCGCCAGTTCTACCAGATCGGCGCGGAAGTTCTCGGCGGCAGCGACGCTCCCGCGATTGACGCCGAAGTGATCGAAATGGTTATGGTCTTCTTCGCCAGGCTGGGCCTCGAAGGCGCAAAGCTGCACCTCAACTCCATCGGCTGCCGCGACTGCCGCCCCAAGTACGTCGAGCTGCTGCGCGCGGAGCTTTCCAAAGTCAAAGAAAAACTCGGCCCGGATAGCCAGCGGCGCATCGAAACCAACCCCCTGCGTGTCCTCGATTCCAAGCTCGAGAGCGAGCAGGCCCTCATCGCCGCGCTGCCGCGCATCGCCGCGCACCTCTGCGACGCCTGCGCGAAACACTACGCCGCGGTGAAGCGGGAACTCGATCTGCGCGGCGTCGCTTTCGAGGAAAACTGGCGCCTCGTGCGCGGCCTCGACTACTACATGCGCACCACCTTCGAAATCATCGCTCCGGGCCTGGGTTCGCAGAACGCCGTCTGCGGCGGCGGGCGCTACGACGGCTTGGTCGAGCTGCTCGGCGGCCATCCCACCAAGGGCATCGGCTTCGCCATCGGCGAGGACCGCCTGATCCTTTCCCTGCAGGAGAGCGGCAAGGCCCCGGCTGTGTGCGGCCGCGACGTCTACATCGCCTGGATGGGCGAAAAAGCCTATGCTACGGCGGTGCGCGCGGCCAAGCTTTTGCGCGAGGCCGGCTGCTCGGTCGAGCTGCCCGGCACGGAGCAGAAATTCGGCAAGGCCCTGGGCCACGCGGACAAGCTCGGCGCGAAGTATGCTTTGATCCTAGGCGAGGACGAAGTCTCGAGCGGCCAGTGGACGCTCAAGACCCTCGCCGACGGCACGCAGCGCAAGTTGAGCGAAGCGGAAGTGGTCACGGCGATCCCCGCGAAATAG
- a CDS encoding glycosyltransferase family 39 protein, giving the protein METERTPGGSRRGEAALLGGLSLALFFLHMLVNGRYGYFVDELYYLACSHHLAWGYVDQAPLIAVITWLERVTLGDSLHALRFLPALAAGLKVLLAGLIAKELGARRYAMTLACVAVIFAPLYLGLDSLLTMNVFEPCFWMACALVVLKIFNGASPKLWLLFGVVAGMGLQNKHSMLFFGFGLFVGLLLTKQRRHLAQPWIWLGGLIALLIFLPNLVWEIHRHFPTIELLQNIQKSGRNTELGVIGFLLAQLFAMHPLAAPLWIAGLWRLLRDREGRGIRVLGITYVVILVCMLALHGRIYYLAPAYPMLFAAGAMAFQEWAERHSWNWLKPAYIAVLAVTAAILAPFFYFPMLSVPQYIAYSKFMHLAPVKIENHKQGPLPQLYADQFGWKEMAQVVANAYFNLPPEERKSCAIFAQNYGQAGAIDFFGAKMGLPNAISGHQSYYYWGSRGYTGECMIVMDDTYATLSQEFESVEKVGSVYHPLSMPYQHFDVYLCRRPKFGTLQQLWPRLKRWD; this is encoded by the coding sequence GTGGAAACTGAGCGAACGCCCGGCGGGTCCCGCCGCGGAGAAGCGGCGCTTCTCGGTGGGCTCTCTCTTGCGCTGTTTTTTCTGCACATGCTTGTCAACGGCCGCTATGGCTACTTCGTGGACGAGCTCTACTACCTTGCCTGCAGCCATCATCTCGCTTGGGGGTACGTCGACCAGGCCCCGCTGATCGCCGTGATCACCTGGCTCGAGCGCGTCACGCTCGGCGATTCGCTCCACGCGCTGCGGTTTCTGCCGGCGCTGGCCGCTGGGTTGAAGGTGCTCCTTGCCGGCCTGATCGCAAAGGAACTCGGCGCGCGGCGCTACGCGATGACTCTCGCCTGCGTGGCCGTGATCTTCGCTCCGCTCTATCTTGGCCTCGATTCTCTCCTCACGATGAACGTCTTTGAGCCCTGCTTCTGGATGGCCTGCGCGCTCGTTGTTTTGAAAATCTTCAATGGTGCGAGCCCGAAGCTCTGGCTGCTGTTTGGCGTGGTTGCCGGCATGGGCTTGCAGAACAAGCACTCCATGCTCTTCTTCGGTTTTGGTTTGTTTGTCGGCTTGTTGCTGACGAAGCAGAGGCGTCACCTTGCACAGCCGTGGATCTGGCTCGGGGGGTTGATTGCCCTGCTGATCTTTTTGCCGAATCTTGTCTGGGAGATTCACCGGCATTTCCCGACGATCGAACTGCTGCAAAACATCCAAAAAAGCGGGCGCAACACGGAGCTCGGCGTGATCGGCTTTCTGCTGGCGCAGCTTTTTGCCATGCACCCGCTCGCTGCGCCGCTCTGGATTGCCGGGTTGTGGCGTCTCTTGCGGGATCGCGAAGGCCGGGGCATCCGCGTCCTGGGCATCACTTACGTGGTGATCCTGGTCTGCATGCTGGCGCTGCACGGACGCATCTATTATTTGGCGCCGGCCTATCCCATGCTGTTTGCGGCCGGTGCCATGGCCTTCCAGGAATGGGCCGAGCGGCACTCCTGGAACTGGCTGAAGCCCGCGTATATCGCGGTGCTCGCGGTGACGGCCGCAATCCTCGCGCCGTTCTTTTATTTTCCGATGCTCAGCGTGCCGCAATACATCGCGTATTCGAAATTCATGCACCTGGCTCCTGTCAAGATCGAAAATCACAAGCAGGGGCCCCTGCCGCAGCTCTATGCCGATCAGTTTGGCTGGAAGGAGATGGCGCAAGTCGTGGCTAACGCCTACTTCAACTTGCCGCCGGAAGAGCGCAAGAGCTGCGCGATCTTTGCCCAGAACTATGGCCAAGCCGGCGCGATCGATTTCTTCGGCGCGAAAATGGGCCTGCCAAACGCTATCTCCGGTCATCAGAGTTACTACTACTGGGGTTCGCGCGGCTATACCGGCGAATGCATGATCGTGATGGACGACACGTACGCGACGTTGTCGCAGGAATTCGAAAGCGTTGAGAAGGTCGGCTCCGTCTATCACCCGCTCTCCATGCCCTACCAGCATTTCGACGTGTATCTGTGCCGCCGGCCGAAGTTCGGGACCCTCCAACAGCTGTGGCCGCGTTTGAAGCGCTGGGACTAG
- the aspS gene encoding aspartate--tRNA ligase: MLDFLGNLKRTHYCGELRAADDGRDVIVMGWVARRRDLGNLLFLDLRDRAGIVQVVFNKETQPAAHAKAEQARSEFVVAVEGKIIRRQKANPDLATGEVEIIAGKLHILNNAKTPPFPIEEEINATEETRLRFRYLDLRRPKPHRNLALRHKVILEIRKVMDELGFLEVETPMLTRSTPEGARDYLVPSRVHHGQFYALPQSPQIFKQILMIGGLDRYFQIVKCFRDEDLRADRQPEFTQLDVEMSFPRQEDIFGVIEAVMVRACAVAGIKAQAPFPHMLYKDAIRRYGSDKPDLRFGMELHEVTDCFPPEAKAKLQIEGSVFALAAPGAAGYSRKQLDELVEKAKSSGARGAYFVKLAPEGVTSTVEKLIGADNVKKLAAACGAKTGDLVVAVSAKEQIKGTEAAALVAGQLRLQLGEALGVIDKSQWKFLWLTGFPLFDWSESDKRWVSAQHPFTGIVDEDLDKLESAPWEVRSKGYDLVLNGVELGSGSIRIHRQDIQERLFRALGLSEEQLRRRFGFFLDALTYGTPPHGGIALGMDRVVMLLAGEKSIREVVAFAKTTAAVDLMAESPSGVDKDQLDQLGIAIKPGDK, translated from the coding sequence TTGCTCGACTTTCTGGGTAATCTGAAACGTACACACTACTGCGGCGAACTGCGCGCGGCTGACGACGGCCGCGACGTCATCGTCATGGGCTGGGTGGCGCGCCGCCGCGACCTCGGCAATCTGCTCTTTCTCGACCTGCGCGACCGCGCCGGCATCGTCCAGGTGGTCTTCAACAAGGAGACCCAGCCCGCGGCCCACGCCAAGGCCGAGCAGGCCCGCTCGGAATTCGTCGTCGCCGTCGAAGGCAAGATCATCCGCCGCCAGAAGGCCAACCCCGACCTGGCCACCGGCGAAGTCGAAATCATCGCCGGCAAACTGCACATCCTGAACAACGCCAAGACCCCGCCCTTCCCCATCGAGGAAGAGATCAACGCCACCGAAGAAACGCGCCTGCGCTTCCGCTATCTCGACCTGCGCCGGCCCAAGCCGCACCGCAACCTCGCGCTGCGCCACAAGGTCATCCTCGAAATCCGCAAGGTCATGGACGAGCTGGGCTTCCTCGAAGTCGAAACGCCCATGCTCACGCGCTCCACTCCCGAAGGCGCGCGCGACTACCTCGTGCCCAGCCGCGTGCACCATGGCCAGTTCTACGCCCTCCCGCAGTCCCCGCAGATCTTCAAGCAGATTCTGATGATCGGCGGCCTCGACCGCTACTTCCAGATCGTCAAGTGCTTCCGCGATGAGGACCTGCGCGCCGACCGCCAGCCGGAGTTCACCCAGCTCGACGTGGAGATGTCCTTCCCCCGCCAAGAAGACATCTTCGGCGTGATCGAAGCCGTGATGGTGCGCGCCTGCGCCGTGGCCGGAATCAAAGCCCAGGCGCCCTTCCCGCACATGCTCTACAAGGACGCCATCCGCAGATACGGCAGCGACAAGCCGGACCTGCGCTTCGGCATGGAGCTGCACGAGGTCACGGACTGCTTCCCGCCCGAAGCCAAGGCCAAGCTGCAGATCGAAGGCAGCGTCTTCGCCCTCGCCGCGCCCGGCGCGGCTGGCTATTCCCGCAAGCAGCTCGACGAGCTGGTGGAAAAGGCCAAATCCAGCGGCGCGCGCGGCGCTTATTTCGTGAAGCTCGCGCCCGAGGGCGTCACCTCCACGGTCGAAAAACTGATCGGTGCGGACAACGTGAAAAAGCTCGCCGCGGCCTGCGGCGCGAAGACCGGCGACCTCGTCGTCGCCGTCTCCGCCAAGGAGCAGATCAAGGGCACGGAAGCCGCCGCGCTGGTCGCCGGGCAACTGCGCCTGCAGCTCGGCGAAGCGCTCGGCGTCATCGACAAATCTCAATGGAAATTCCTCTGGCTCACCGGCTTCCCGCTCTTTGATTGGAGCGAATCGGACAAGCGCTGGGTCAGCGCGCAGCATCCCTTCACCGGCATCGTGGACGAGGACCTGGACAAGCTCGAATCCGCGCCGTGGGAAGTGCGTTCCAAGGGCTACGACCTGGTGCTCAACGGCGTCGAGCTCGGCTCCGGCAGCATCCGCATCCACCGCCAGGACATTCAGGAGCGCCTCTTCCGCGCCTTAGGCCTCAGCGAGGAGCAGTTGCGCCGCCGCTTCGGCTTCTTCCTCGACGCCCTGACCTACGGCACGCCGCCCCACGGCGGCATCGCCCTGGGCATGGACCGCGTGGTCATGCTCCTCGCCGGCGAAAAATCGATCCGCGAAGTGGTGGCCTTCGCCAAAACCACCGCCGCCGTCGATCTCATGGCCGAGTCGCCCTCCGGCGTGGACAAAGATCAACTCGACCAATTGGGCATCGCCATAAAGCCTGGCGATAAATGA
- a CDS encoding gamma carbonic anhydrase family protein, whose amino-acid sequence MIRPYRGKHPQIAASVFVHPTAVIIGDVTIGEDSSVWPNVVIRGDVDSIRIGARTSVQDASVLHVMRDEYELILGDDVTIGHGVMLHGCTIEPCCLIGIGAIVLNGAKIGTGSIVAAGSLIPERTVIPPGSLVMGAPGKVKRTLTESEKATIAQHAQRYVGYAKIYRQESAE is encoded by the coding sequence ATGATTCGACCGTATCGTGGCAAGCACCCGCAGATCGCCGCCTCCGTCTTTGTCCACCCCACCGCGGTGATCATCGGCGACGTGACCATTGGCGAAGACTCCAGCGTCTGGCCCAACGTGGTCATCCGCGGCGACGTGGACTCTATCCGCATCGGCGCGCGCACCAGCGTGCAGGACGCTTCCGTTCTGCACGTCATGCGCGACGAGTACGAACTCATTCTGGGCGACGACGTGACCATCGGCCACGGCGTGATGCTGCACGGCTGCACCATCGAGCCCTGCTGCCTCATCGGCATCGGCGCCATCGTTCTCAATGGCGCCAAGATCGGCACCGGCAGCATCGTCGCCGCCGGCTCGCTGATTCCCGAGCGCACCGTCATCCCTCCGGGCAGCCTGGTCATGGGCGCGCCCGGCAAGGTCAAACGCACGCTCACCGAGAGCGAAAAAGCTACGATCGCGCAGCACGCCCAGCGCTACGTCGGGTACGCCAAGATCTATCGCCAGGAGTCAGCCGAGTGA